From the Candidatus Margulisiibacteriota bacterium genome, one window contains:
- the wecB gene encoding UDP-N-acetylglucosamine 2-epimerase (non-hydrolyzing) has protein sequence MKKILAVFGTRPEAIKMCPLVQEFQQHPDVFEIKVCVTAQHREMLDQVLNVFEIIPDYDLNIMKHGQDLFDVTSRVLLELRPVLKEYKPDLVLVHGDTTTALSATLAAFYEQVPVGHVEAGLRTYNLTAPWPEEANRQMVDRLCRYHFAPTQRNADCLVGEQISNEHIVVTGNTVIDALYWVTNKIENDLNLKNTLHKQIADVGYDKLFTFHSSPFNRSVPKLILITGHRRENFGQGFLDICEAIKELAQKYPDVDIVYPLHLNPNVRKPVNQILKGIKNVYLIEPLDYLPFVYLMSQATIILTDSGGIQEEAPGLGKPVLVMRDTTERPEGIDAGTVKLVGTDKAKIVAEMSLLLEDKQAYEKMSKAYNPYGDGKASFRIVEYLKRKLASVTE, from the coding sequence GTGAAGAAAATATTAGCTGTCTTTGGTACTAGACCAGAAGCTATTAAAATGTGCCCACTAGTTCAAGAGTTTCAGCAGCATCCAGATGTGTTTGAAATAAAAGTATGTGTTACTGCTCAGCACAGAGAAATGCTTGACCAAGTATTAAATGTTTTTGAAATTATTCCAGATTATGACTTAAATATTATGAAGCATGGTCAGGATTTATTTGATGTTACTAGTCGAGTCCTTTTAGAACTGCGGCCAGTGTTGAAAGAGTACAAGCCAGACTTAGTTTTAGTCCATGGAGATACTACCACTGCTTTGTCTGCAACACTTGCTGCTTTTTATGAGCAGGTACCGGTTGGACACGTGGAAGCAGGCCTTAGAACGTATAATTTGACTGCACCTTGGCCTGAAGAAGCCAATCGTCAGATGGTTGACCGTCTTTGTAGATATCACTTTGCTCCAACCCAAAGAAATGCTGACTGTTTAGTCGGTGAGCAAATAAGTAATGAACATATCGTTGTTACTGGCAACACAGTCATTGATGCTCTTTATTGGGTAACTAATAAAATCGAAAATGACCTTAACCTTAAAAATACTTTACATAAACAGATCGCCGATGTTGGCTACGATAAACTTTTCACTTTTCACTCTTCACCTTTCAATAGAAGTGTGCCAAAGCTCATTTTGATTACCGGTCATCGTCGAGAGAACTTTGGACAAGGATTTCTTGATATTTGTGAAGCTATCAAAGAACTTGCCCAAAAGTATCCTGATGTTGATATTGTATATCCGTTACATTTAAATCCTAATGTCAGGAAGCCTGTGAATCAAATACTTAAAGGAATCAAGAATGTTTATTTGATTGAACCCTTAGATTATTTGCCTTTTGTCTATTTAATGTCTCAAGCAACAATCATTTTGACCGATAGTGGTGGTATTCAAGAAGAGGCTCCAGGTTTGGGTAAGCCAGTTTTAGTTATGAGAGATACGACAGAACGTCCAGAAGGAATTGATGCTGGCACTGTTAAGTTAGTGGGGACAGATAAGGCAAAAATTGTCGCAGAGATGAGTTTGTTGTTGGAAGATAAGCAGGCTTATGAGAAGATGTCCAAAGCCTATAATCCTTATGGCGATGGAAAGGCAAGCTTTCGGATAGTTGAGTATTTGAAAAGGAAATTAGCTTCGGTCACCGAGTGA
- the tilS gene encoding tRNA lysidine(34) synthetase TilS has protein sequence KSQKLKPKVVTAHHLDDQVESVLMQIFSGTSGLRVGIAEKIKINGIEVIRPLLQETKEKIFDYCEQNSLEFITDVSNFETDFKRNKLRNIIIPMIKKIMNPNLEKAIERYKTISDEMSSYLDEQLDVLHASLSIGNAYNLLLFQKLHPFLQKESLKRKLVEKGISITTGLLEELIEQLNSSKPNIKYSISKDYALVKEYKVFKIVSNLEITKISTPLVCGENIVDDKKITIYLDTMCVVDKHRKSSVCLDADKIDVDSLVIRNKEFGDSFVPLGMQGSKKLKDYFIDKKVAASERAEVLVVEHTGGIIWVVGYEIDDRVKVTEETKSFLVIEFTLPSDALHQTEGCVTDSQENFPLEGKMPEGRKGAREEDRWFINYAESFYKDDKEFNKNIKLKIDHTFRVVSLIKDICEHEGLSEKDKQLAETIALYHDIGRFEQLKRYNTFADILSVDHALLALDICENYNLLDKFNELDACLIEYAIKHHNKLRLPSDASPLELLYASLIRDADKVDIYKTLINHFESWDGSESSIITFGLTTQKQLTPEAVDLILKGEIVEHKDMRTAYDFLLMLIGWLNDLNFDRSLQLIIERGYLESVLKFIPEGKEKDKISDWVNSIIS, from the coding sequence CTAAAAGCCAAAAGCTAAAACCCAAAGTGGTTACTGCTCATCATTTGGACGATCAAGTAGAATCAGTGTTGATGCAGATTTTTTCTGGCACAAGTGGGTTAAGGGTAGGAATCGCTGAGAAGATTAAGATTAACGGAATAGAGGTTATACGTCCTTTATTACAAGAGACAAAAGAAAAAATATTTGATTATTGTGAGCAAAATTCCTTAGAATTTATAACTGATGTTTCAAACTTTGAAACTGATTTTAAACGTAATAAATTACGAAATATTATTATTCCCATGATTAAGAAAATAATGAATCCTAATCTAGAAAAAGCGATTGAACGGTATAAAACTATTTCTGATGAAATGAGCTCATATTTAGATGAACAGTTGGATGTTCTACATGCGAGCTTATCCATTGGGAATGCTTATAATTTACTTCTTTTTCAGAAACTACATCCCTTTTTACAAAAAGAGTCTTTGAAAAGAAAGTTAGTTGAAAAGGGTATCAGTATTACTACAGGTTTATTGGAGGAGCTTATTGAGCAGTTAAACAGTTCGAAACCTAATATCAAATATTCTATTAGTAAAGATTATGCACTTGTTAAAGAGTATAAAGTTTTTAAAATAGTTTCAAATTTAGAGATAACTAAGATAAGCACGCCTTTGGTTTGTGGTGAAAATATAGTGGACGATAAGAAAATTACTATTTATTTAGACACAATGTGTGTGGTTGATAAGCACAGGAAGTCATCGGTTTGTTTGGATGCAGACAAAATTGATGTTGATTCTCTGGTGATTAGAAATAAAGAGTTTGGCGATTCGTTTGTTCCACTGGGAATGCAGGGCAGTAAGAAATTAAAGGATTATTTTATAGATAAAAAGGTTGCTGCTTCGGAACGTGCTGAGGTGTTAGTCGTCGAACATACTGGTGGCATTATTTGGGTGGTAGGATATGAAATAGATGATAGGGTAAAGGTTACAGAAGAGACGAAGAGCTTTTTAGTAATAGAGTTCACCCTTCCGTCTGATGCTTTGCATCAGACGGAAGGGTGCGTCACGGATAGTCAAGAAAACTTCCCTTTAGAAGGGAAGATGCCCGAAGGACGGAAGGGTGCACGGGAAGAAGACCGCTGGTTTATAAACTATGCAGAGTCTTTTTATAAAGATGATAAGGAATTTAACAAGAATATTAAATTAAAGATAGATCACACTTTTAGAGTCGTTTCTCTTATCAAAGATATCTGTGAGCATGAGGGTCTTTCGGAGAAAGATAAACAATTAGCAGAGACAATAGCTCTGTATCATGATATTGGCAGGTTTGAGCAGCTGAAGAGATACAACACTTTTGCGGATATATTGTCTGTAGATCATGCGTTATTGGCTTTGGATATTTGTGAAAATTATAATTTGTTGGACAAATTTAACGAGCTAGATGCCTGTCTTATTGAGTATGCGATTAAGCATCATAACAAGCTTCGTTTACCTAGCGATGCCTCTCCGTTAGAGTTATTGTACGCATCACTTATTAGGGATGCAGATAAAGTAGACATATACAAAACATTAATTAATCATTTTGAATCTTGGGATGGCAGTGAGTCCTCAATTATTACTTTTGGATTAACAACACAGAAGCAACTTACCCCAGAAGCAGTAGATTTAATCCTTAAAGGTGAGATTGTTGAGCATAAGGATATGCGCACAGCTTACGACTTTCTTTTAATGCTTATAGGCTGGTTAAATGATTTGAATTTTGATAGAAGTCTCCAGTTAATAATCGAGAGAGGTTATTTAGAAAGTGTGCTTAAGTTTATACCAGAAGGTAAGGAAAAGGATAAAATCTCAGACTGGGTTAACTCAATAATTTCTTAA
- a CDS encoding GIY-YIG nuclease family protein, producing the protein MYVYILECEDNSYYVGIAKDLQKRLTNHGKGSKYTKAKKPKQLVYVEDAENAYKREPEIKKLTRQKKTELIQSELNQIDNYRDIVVS; encoded by the coding sequence ATGTACGTTTATATACTTGAATGCGAAGACAATAGTTATTATGTTGGAATAGCCAAAGATTTACAAAAACGCTTAACAAATCATGGTAAAGGTTCAAAATATACTAAGGCCAAAAAACCAAAACAACTAGTCTATGTTGAAGATGCTGAAAACGCCTATAAGCGCGAACCAGAGATAAAAAAACTAACTCGTCAAAAGAAAACAGAACTTATTCAGTCAGAGTTAAACCAAATTGATAACTATAGAGATATTGTTGTTAGCTAA
- the rfbA gene encoding glucose-1-phosphate thymidylyltransferase RfbA — protein sequence MKGIVLAGGKGTRLYPLTKVMSKQLLPVYDKPLIYYPLSVLMLAGIRDILIISTPEDIPRFESFFGNGSDYGLKISYKVQANPNGLAEAFILGEDFIGEDDVCMILGDNIFYGHDFVNFLKEAVINIKKDGGGLVFGYRVKDPERYGVVEFDANGKAISIEEKPMKPKSNYAVVGLYLYDNSVVEIAKNLKPSPRGELEITDVNRIYLENNNLQVMNLGRGFAWLDTGTHESLLDAAYFVKTIEERQGVKISCIEEIAYLKGWISREQLSKLAEELKSNQYGDYLKGILK from the coding sequence ATGAAAGGAATAGTTTTAGCCGGAGGCAAAGGCACCAGACTTTATCCACTTACTAAAGTAATGTCTAAACAGTTACTACCTGTTTACGATAAGCCACTTATTTATTATCCTTTATCAGTTTTGATGCTTGCGGGAATTAGGGATATTCTGATTATTTCCACCCCAGAAGATATTCCAAGATTCGAAAGTTTTTTTGGTAATGGTTCTGATTATGGTTTAAAGATAAGCTATAAAGTACAAGCGAATCCCAACGGTTTGGCGGAAGCGTTTATTTTAGGTGAAGATTTTATTGGTGAAGATGATGTTTGTATGATTCTTGGTGACAATATTTTCTATGGCCATGATTTTGTGAATTTTTTGAAAGAAGCTGTTATTAATATCAAAAAAGATGGTGGTGGATTAGTTTTTGGTTATAGAGTAAAAGACCCAGAACGCTATGGTGTTGTTGAGTTTGATGCTAACGGAAAAGCCATTAGTATTGAAGAAAAGCCAATGAAGCCAAAGAGTAATTATGCAGTTGTTGGGCTTTATTTATACGATAATTCTGTTGTAGAGATAGCTAAAAATTTAAAACCATCTCCAAGGGGAGAGTTAGAGATTACTGATGTGAATAGAATCTATCTTGAAAACAATAATCTGCAGGTGATGAATCTTGGTAGAGGCTTTGCTTGGTTAGATACAGGAACGCATGAAAGCCTTTTGGATGCAGCCTATTTTGTTAAAACAATTGAAGAGAGGCAAGGCGTGAAAATATCTTGCATCGAGGAGATAGCTTATTTGAAAGGGTGGATAAGTAGGGAGCAACTTTCTAAATTAGCTGAAGAACTAAAGAGTAATCAATATGGTGATTATCTAAAAGGGATTCTTAAGTGA
- a CDS encoding TetR family transcriptional regulator, with amino-acid sequence MTKEDISIEHKILDSATVEFAEYGFSGARTEMIAKRAEVSKSMLHYYYRTKDLLFQSVLEHILVAFIESNLVKYVSDFEEDGLNTAQKLYITLMLFSTSRFLVSNEVHVFKLILREMLNDESIFKTQLINYRHKLEQIEDIRGLIVLGVKEGFFEVSNVEYAVLSFKIGMNVFSLEEYFSGDLKKLSCVDNISFNSLYETVYMIVKIFLKTLQPEGKPFFVPKLPKVSEDRLNKIIRNATKEKKSNE; translated from the coding sequence ATGACGAAGGAAGATATTAGCATAGAACATAAAATACTAGATAGCGCTACTGTTGAGTTCGCAGAATATGGTTTTAGTGGTGCCAGAACAGAAATGATTGCGAAACGGGCAGAGGTTAGTAAATCAATGCTACATTATTACTACAGAACCAAGGATTTGTTGTTTCAGTCAGTTTTAGAGCATATTTTGGTTGCATTTATTGAAAGTAACTTAGTCAAATATGTTAGTGATTTCGAAGAAGATGGACTGAATACCGCTCAGAAGCTTTATATAACATTAATGCTTTTTTCTACTAGTAGATTTCTTGTAAGTAATGAAGTTCATGTCTTTAAGCTTATTCTAAGAGAAATGCTCAACGATGAAAGTATTTTTAAAACACAGCTAATTAACTACAGGCACAAATTAGAACAGATAGAGGACATTCGGGGGTTAATAGTTCTTGGTGTTAAAGAAGGATTTTTTGAAGTAAGCAATGTGGAATATGCCGTGTTGTCTTTTAAGATAGGAATGAATGTTTTTAGTTTAGAAGAATATTTTAGTGGGGATTTAAAAAAGCTTAGTTGTGTAGATAATATTAGTTTTAACTCTTTATATGAAACTGTGTATATGATAGTTAAAATTTTTTTAAAGACTTTACAGCCAGAAGGTAAGCCGTTTTTTGTACCCAAATTACCAAAAGTGTCAGAGGATAGATTAAATAAAATTATTAGAAATGCAACAAAGGAGAAAAAAAGTAATGAATAA
- a CDS encoding YdcF family protein encodes MKEKIRFVLLFLLLIFIVYVSRILISFPFTPERLIFSHPLEKADLIVVPSGEMVRLEHAFKLAEQGYAPVVFYSGGYIDNYKGEYIRKLQVKGVELIVTSNSISTYTDAVLTKAFIKDKNIHKIILVTSPYHSYRVYKTFHKLIPDKKLISVPAVGSEFNVSDAKYKKNSFSQLSFRSEQLKYLFYAIKYGI; translated from the coding sequence ATGAAGGAAAAGATTCGTTTTGTTTTATTGTTTTTATTACTTATTTTTATTGTTTATGTTTCTAGAATTTTAATTTCATTCCCGTTTACACCAGAAAGGTTAATTTTTAGTCATCCGCTAGAAAAAGCTGACTTAATAGTTGTCCCCTCAGGTGAAATGGTCAGGCTGGAACATGCTTTTAAATTAGCAGAGCAGGGATATGCTCCTGTTGTTTTTTATTCAGGTGGCTATATTGACAACTATAAGGGCGAATATATCCGAAAACTTCAAGTTAAGGGCGTGGAACTGATTGTGACTTCTAATTCTATTTCAACTTATACAGATGCGGTGCTTACAAAGGCCTTTATTAAAGATAAAAATATTCATAAAATTATTTTAGTAACTTCTCCTTATCATAGTTATCGAGTTTATAAAACTTTTCATAAGCTTATTCCCGATAAGAAACTTATTTCTGTTCCCGCTGTTGGCTCTGAGTTCAATGTAAGCGATGCTAAATATAAAAAAAATTCTTTTAGTCAGTTGTCCTTTCGTTCAGAACAATTGAAGTATCTGTTTTATGCAATTAAATATGGGATATAG
- a CDS encoding ribonuclease H-like domain-containing protein: MLRNSFCHIPGISEQMEIKLWDYCVFSWEHLADADKAPIPPAKIKLLKKAINESQSALEKADHLYFSQELNNKQSWRIFPHFKHSVAYLDIETTGLKGKFDDITTIAIYDGKNIKCYVNGKNLNEFVQDIKKYDLLVTYNGKCFDVPFIESYFNISLHTHSHIDLRYILHSLGIKGGLKGCERYFGISRQELEGMDGYFAISLWNDYCRTQNPRTLETLLAYNVEDVINLETLIHQAYNLKLRDIPFAIPKLTIPSKPKNPYTPDMQVVKKLLSFMDLRQFYYR, from the coding sequence ATGCTAAGAAATTCCTTTTGCCACATCCCTGGAATCAGCGAACAAATGGAGATAAAACTTTGGGATTATTGCGTCTTTTCTTGGGAGCATCTAGCTGATGCAGACAAAGCACCAATCCCTCCTGCTAAAATCAAATTACTTAAAAAAGCAATCAATGAATCACAGTCAGCACTTGAAAAGGCCGACCATCTATACTTTAGTCAAGAATTAAACAACAAACAAAGCTGGAGAATTTTTCCACATTTCAAACATAGTGTTGCCTATCTAGACATAGAAACAACGGGACTTAAAGGTAAGTTTGATGATATTACCACGATCGCAATTTACGACGGTAAAAACATTAAATGCTATGTTAATGGCAAGAATCTAAATGAATTTGTTCAAGACATAAAAAAATATGACTTACTGGTTACCTACAACGGAAAATGTTTTGATGTCCCTTTTATTGAAAGTTACTTTAATATCAGCCTCCACACCCACTCCCATATTGACTTGCGTTATATTTTGCATAGTTTGGGCATTAAGGGCGGACTTAAAGGCTGTGAGCGTTATTTCGGCATCTCTCGTCAAGAACTGGAAGGCATGGACGGGTACTTTGCCATATCATTATGGAATGACTACTGTCGTACCCAGAATCCTCGAACACTAGAGACGCTACTTGCCTATAATGTCGAAGATGTTATCAATCTAGAAACATTAATACATCAGGCTTACAACCTGAAACTTCGAGATATCCCTTTTGCTATACCAAAACTAACTATTCCTTCAAAGCCCAAAAATCCTTATACCCCCGACATGCAAGTTGTTAAAAAATTACTTTCTTTTATGGATTTAAGGCAATTTTATTATCGTTAA
- a CDS encoding TolC family protein has protein sequence MNKKVLIPLIISVAFSYQVDKGLESYLNYTNPNPNNSNEIIIDHSNKLNVTNSLKEALKDNALVKAAILQYLMSDSDEQKYQTNYSPFVRFDSGYTHSLIPNGGLSAFTGTDIVEFSNVVSYGKKFNTGTTMALGMGNTYSDANDSALPPFKVSADPAKQKPIVFVQFQQALLKNNFGINDKNLEEILANQTETKKALAKYDVSRLFAKALFDYWDLIEKYRNICDTTIQFNEYKKINQAVAKNIELGTLESYYSNQFNALIYGTQSTLKLDSFAYNSSARNLLQTLSLPIGEKTKLKFIYLNETKPVLNVAKLLETAYANRADYLQVNLALESASKNIAILKNELMPEAKLSYQLTGLGDDESFSKAFGDAASLKYSNQEVKFAITMLLDDKNTKIKLRDAMIQYEQVKLQKELLTRQIQIEVLNATEQIDSLYQSLVNAKKANEEAQIYYSETIKKLEQGRINILSIKDAIDMMINTRKGYTKVLLGYNLSLIQLDLVTNTIFDTYKVDTNAYINSFMEENK, from the coding sequence ATGAATAAAAAAGTGTTAATTCCGTTAATAATCAGTGTCGCCTTTTCTTATCAAGTTGATAAAGGGTTGGAGAGTTATTTGAATTATACTAACCCAAACCCAAATAATAGTAATGAAATTATCATTGATCATTCCAATAAATTGAATGTAACCAATAGTTTAAAAGAGGCGCTTAAAGATAATGCTCTTGTAAAAGCAGCCATACTTCAGTATTTGATGAGTGACTCAGATGAACAAAAATATCAGACTAATTATTCTCCATTTGTGCGTTTTGATTCTGGTTATACGCATAGCTTAATTCCCAATGGTGGCTTATCAGCATTCACAGGCACAGATATTGTAGAGTTTTCTAATGTAGTCTCTTATGGAAAAAAGTTTAACACAGGGACTACAATGGCTTTGGGGATGGGTAACACTTATTCTGATGCTAATGATTCGGCGTTGCCCCCTTTTAAAGTTTCCGCTGATCCAGCCAAGCAGAAACCAATCGTTTTTGTTCAATTTCAACAAGCGTTACTTAAAAATAACTTTGGCATCAATGATAAAAATCTGGAAGAAATTCTTGCTAATCAAACAGAAACGAAAAAGGCGCTCGCCAAGTATGATGTTTCTAGGCTTTTTGCTAAAGCACTTTTTGATTATTGGGATTTGATAGAAAAATATAGAAATATTTGTGATACAACCATCCAGTTTAATGAGTATAAAAAAATCAATCAGGCTGTTGCTAAAAATATAGAGCTGGGTACATTGGAAAGTTACTATAGTAACCAGTTTAATGCTTTAATTTATGGCACACAGTCAACCTTAAAGTTAGACAGCTTTGCTTATAATAGTTCCGCTAGAAATTTACTACAAACACTGAGCTTGCCTATCGGAGAAAAAACGAAACTAAAATTTATCTACTTAAATGAAACTAAACCTGTTTTAAATGTTGCTAAATTATTAGAGACAGCTTATGCAAATAGAGCGGATTATTTACAAGTAAATCTTGCTCTTGAGTCTGCTTCAAAGAATATAGCTATTTTGAAAAATGAATTGATGCCTGAGGCTAAACTTTCCTATCAGTTAACCGGACTTGGAGATGATGAAAGTTTTTCCAAAGCCTTTGGTGATGCAGCTTCCTTAAAATATTCTAATCAGGAAGTTAAATTTGCTATCACCATGTTACTTGATGACAAGAATACAAAAATAAAACTTAGAGATGCAATGATTCAATATGAACAAGTAAAATTACAAAAAGAGTTGCTAACAAGACAGATTCAAATTGAAGTTTTAAACGCAACAGAGCAGATAGATAGTTTGTATCAGAGCTTAGTCAATGCTAAAAAAGCTAACGAGGAAGCTCAGATTTATTATAGCGAGACCATTAAGAAGCTTGAACAAGGAAGAATTAATATTTTGAGCATCAAAGATGCCATAGATATGATGATAAACACTAGAAAAGGTTATACTAAAGTTCTTCTAGGTTATAACTTGTCACTTATTCAGCTTGATCTTGTCACAAATACGATTTTTGACACCTATAAGGTCGACACAAATGCGTATATAAATAGTTTTATGGAGGAGAATAAATAA